Proteins encoded in a region of the Elizabethkingia bruuniana genome:
- a CDS encoding ABC transporter permease/M1 family aminopeptidase encodes MNTIFLFETQRRRKHWFSYAIAITLMGIGVFCGNNFNMSVGDGIYLNSPYTIGFITGMLSLAVIFIAIIYAIQQLFKDQDSKFDIVLFSFPLSRRKYLNGHFAAYFLFTFLSFVFIVLGFIIGQNLRSGSEIQTNLNAWYYIYPLLIFGFLNCFLVCSFLFFISFTTRKKLLVVVGGLLLYVFYMVVLVFSNSPFMAGSLPQPAETQHLSAIADPFGLSSYFLEAKDLNIQQKNTRIVPFSGILLLNRSLYFAISLALLILTHSLFSFSGAAAKKLKKGILILSESSAVGFVEYKTANLNFGNIAGIVSALSFARIDLIYLFKSIAIPAISILLLFFTGMEMYAEIEKGIRLPQKFASSGLMAVTISENFHLLGLLIITYFINDLYWRSQISGFAMIEKSTFFHKNKLTGHFLSSSVLLFFFTGILIAEGLVFQWIYHYFHIDWYAYWGAILFNTFPLILFSGLILLINDNIRNRFLALGLSVLAVFLFTGPLSKKLISYPVLRIFSDYVGVYSDFNGYGPYAFSFAERLILGLALVFFFWKLNEFVKAKKWNLKSSVLMIILLIAGIFSANLFMKGYTPKDEEKALADAAGYELKFRKYESFSQPAIKDIKTDIQLYPATNSYQIQGHYSLVNQTGKTIDRVLINFSPDLKIESAIFTTTTERKNIDSDITEIVLKKPLEPNENASLDFKLSYHWYTVNGHQSFNAIIENGSFMRISRYYPLIGYQKDRETEDEHIRKEYKLGKLDKLKKAEAPEVFRDDFINLDMTVSTDKNQTAVGTGDLIKHWTKDNRNYFRYTVKSIPFRFAVSSAKYDQKSLIYKGIKMNILYLRKHAENVDHLIRNAKLTLDYCIQNFGQYPFGSITFAEISSFTKGFAATAYPSAVFMPEDMVFHANIYADKKQDVINELAGHELSHLWWGNSLINPDEREGAVMLTETLAMYTEMMLYKKMHGEAKMKERLKMHQQIYDNEKGLSENQPLYKVTTENAHISYSKGAVVMVKLSELIGENKVNMALKNFLENNRYPKKPRSIDLLNEFYKASPDKRKEIDKLFKEI; translated from the coding sequence ATGAACACCATATTTTTATTTGAGACCCAACGCCGTAGGAAGCATTGGTTCAGTTATGCTATTGCCATTACCCTTATGGGGATCGGAGTATTTTGTGGTAATAATTTTAATATGTCGGTTGGTGATGGTATTTATCTCAACTCACCTTATACGATTGGATTTATAACCGGGATGCTAAGTCTGGCTGTTATATTTATTGCTATTATTTATGCTATTCAGCAACTATTCAAAGATCAGGATTCTAAATTTGATATTGTACTTTTCTCATTTCCATTATCCCGAAGAAAATACCTGAACGGACATTTTGCTGCTTATTTTTTGTTCACTTTTCTGAGTTTTGTCTTTATTGTTTTAGGTTTTATAATTGGGCAAAATCTGAGATCCGGTAGCGAAATACAGACTAACTTGAATGCATGGTACTATATTTACCCACTTCTAATCTTCGGTTTTCTTAACTGTTTTCTGGTATGCAGCTTTCTGTTCTTTATATCATTTACTACTCGCAAAAAGTTATTGGTAGTCGTCGGAGGGTTGTTATTGTATGTTTTTTATATGGTAGTTCTCGTGTTTTCCAATTCACCTTTTATGGCCGGCAGCCTGCCACAGCCTGCCGAAACCCAGCACTTATCAGCTATTGCAGATCCTTTTGGTCTGTCTTCCTATTTTTTAGAAGCAAAGGATCTGAATATTCAGCAAAAGAACACTCGGATTGTACCATTTTCAGGAATATTACTTCTAAACAGGAGCCTTTACTTTGCAATATCTCTGGCTTTACTTATTCTTACCCACAGCTTGTTTTCTTTCTCAGGTGCTGCAGCGAAAAAATTAAAAAAAGGAATTCTCATACTTTCCGAATCCTCAGCTGTTGGTTTTGTAGAATATAAAACCGCAAATCTGAATTTCGGGAATATAGCAGGAATAGTTTCTGCACTGTCTTTTGCCAGAATAGATCTTATATATTTGTTTAAAAGCATTGCAATTCCGGCGATTTCTATTTTATTACTCTTCTTTACCGGAATGGAGATGTATGCTGAGATTGAGAAAGGAATACGGCTTCCACAGAAATTTGCAAGTTCCGGGTTAATGGCCGTTACAATTTCAGAGAACTTTCATTTACTGGGTCTACTTATCATTACTTATTTCATCAATGATTTGTACTGGCGAAGTCAGATCTCCGGCTTTGCTATGATCGAAAAAAGCACTTTTTTTCATAAAAATAAACTTACAGGTCATTTTCTTTCATCCAGTGTTTTGCTATTCTTTTTCACTGGAATACTAATTGCCGAAGGCCTTGTGTTCCAATGGATATATCATTATTTCCATATTGATTGGTATGCCTATTGGGGTGCAATACTCTTCAATACTTTTCCGCTAATATTATTTTCAGGACTAATATTACTGATCAATGACAATATCAGGAACAGATTTCTGGCCTTAGGTCTTTCTGTATTGGCTGTTTTTCTGTTTACAGGTCCTCTGTCTAAAAAACTTATTTCATATCCTGTACTCAGAATATTTTCAGACTACGTTGGAGTCTACAGCGATTTCAATGGATACGGACCTTATGCTTTCTCTTTTGCAGAAAGATTAATACTCGGACTGGCACTTGTATTTTTTTTCTGGAAGTTAAATGAATTTGTTAAAGCCAAAAAATGGAATCTGAAAAGTTCTGTTCTGATGATAATCTTACTAATAGCAGGAATATTCAGTGCCAATCTTTTTATGAAAGGCTATACTCCCAAAGATGAAGAAAAAGCTTTGGCTGATGCTGCCGGTTATGAATTAAAGTTTCGGAAATATGAAAGCTTCTCTCAGCCTGCTATTAAAGATATTAAGACAGATATTCAACTCTATCCGGCTACCAATTCTTATCAGATTCAGGGACACTACTCTTTGGTAAATCAGACAGGTAAAACGATTGATCGGGTTCTAATTAATTTTAGTCCTGATTTAAAGATTGAATCTGCTATTTTCACTACAACTACAGAGCGCAAAAATATAGACAGTGATATAACAGAAATTGTACTAAAAAAACCGTTAGAACCTAATGAAAATGCAAGTCTGGATTTCAAATTATCCTACCATTGGTATACTGTAAATGGTCATCAATCCTTTAATGCCATTATAGAAAACGGCTCTTTCATGCGGATTAGCCGTTATTATCCACTTATCGGCTATCAGAAAGACAGAGAAACAGAAGATGAGCATATCCGAAAAGAATATAAACTTGGAAAATTGGATAAATTAAAGAAAGCTGAAGCTCCGGAAGTATTCAGAGACGATTTTATTAACCTGGATATGACCGTTTCTACAGATAAAAATCAGACGGCTGTAGGTACGGGAGATCTTATAAAACACTGGACCAAAGACAATAGAAATTATTTCCGCTATACAGTAAAGTCTATTCCTTTCCGGTTTGCTGTCTCATCAGCAAAATACGACCAGAAAAGCCTTATTTACAAAGGAATTAAAATGAATATACTATATCTGAGAAAGCATGCCGAAAATGTAGACCACCTCATCCGCAATGCAAAACTTACGCTGGATTACTGTATTCAAAATTTCGGGCAGTATCCTTTCGGGAGCATCACTTTTGCCGAAATCTCCTCATTTACCAAAGGTTTTGCTGCCACAGCATATCCTTCTGCAGTATTCATGCCTGAAGACATGGTATTTCATGCGAATATATATGCGGACAAAAAGCAGGATGTTATTAATGAACTTGCCGGACACGAGCTTTCACATCTCTGGTGGGGCAACAGCCTTATTAATCCTGATGAACGCGAAGGCGCAGTCATGCTTACAGAAACGCTTGCCATGTATACGGAAATGATGTTGTATAAAAAAATGCATGGAGAAGCAAAAATGAAGGAAAGGCTGAAAATGCATCAGCAAATCTATGATAATGAAAAGGGACTTTCTGAAAACCAACCTCTGTATAAGGTTACAACCGAAAATGCACATATTTCTTATTCAAAGGGGGCTGTAGTTATGGTAAAACTAAGTGAACTTATTGGTGAGAATAAAGTCAATATGGCTTTAAAAAATTTCCTTGAAAACAACCGATATCCAAAAAAGCCAAGAAGTATAGATTTATTGAACGAATTCTACAAGGCAAGCCCCGATAAAAGGAAAGAGATTGATAAGCTTTTTAAAGAGATTTGA